Proteins from one Chitinophaga oryzae genomic window:
- a CDS encoding FAD-binding oxidoreductase, whose amino-acid sequence MESHIVKVLSVTPVTHNVRRYKVEKPAGYVFVPGQATEVAVNKPGWEDERRPFTFTGLNEWDHLEFTIKSYPDHHSVTDLLGHIQPGDSLVLHDVWGAIQYKGEGVFIAGGAGVTPFIAIFRDLQHKGQLGNNKLIFSNRTYADIILKEEFEEMLGNNFINTITREEVPGYDHHIIDEAYLKRKISDFNQHFYICGPDPMVQQLKAVLEKLSGKADLVTVEI is encoded by the coding sequence ATGGAAAGCCATATCGTTAAAGTACTATCCGTTACCCCCGTTACACATAATGTAAGACGTTATAAAGTGGAAAAGCCAGCGGGATATGTGTTTGTTCCCGGTCAGGCCACCGAAGTAGCAGTGAACAAGCCCGGGTGGGAAGACGAACGCCGACCCTTTACTTTCACCGGTCTCAATGAATGGGACCACCTCGAATTCACTATCAAAAGTTATCCCGATCATCACAGCGTGACTGACCTGCTGGGGCATATCCAGCCGGGCGACAGCCTGGTCCTGCACGATGTATGGGGCGCCATCCAGTACAAAGGGGAAGGCGTTTTTATTGCCGGCGGCGCCGGCGTTACCCCTTTTATCGCCATTTTCCGCGACCTGCAGCATAAAGGACAGCTGGGCAATAACAAGCTGATTTTCTCCAACCGCACCTACGCTGACATCATTCTTAAAGAAGAATTTGAAGAGATGCTGGGTAACAACTTCATTAATACCATCACAAGGGAAGAAGTGCCCGGTTATGATCATCATATTATTGATGAAGCTTATTTGAAAAGGAAAATCTCCGATTTCAACCAGCATTTCTACATCTGTGGCCCCGATCCGATGGTGCAACAGCTCAAGGCGGTGCTGGAAAAACTCTCCGGTAAAGCCGACCTGGTGACGGTCGAAATCTGA
- a CDS encoding LiaF transmembrane domain-containing protein, translating into MIKDDFVARRRRGRGIGGIILILIGTALLLQRLDLNIPNWMFSWQMILIVIGLALGFKHNFRGGPWFAMITVGGIFLAGEILHWPYNTAKFIWPVVLIAIGITALFKRQNENYFSDARYFAKDRTSSDISADDDTINISSCFSGLEKVVTSKNFKGGYVSNVFGGTDLNLMQADINGTVTLEVTAIFGGCEIVVPANWTVKVDISTIMGGVEEKRPAALLGSIDKDKVLLLKGSCIFGGVEIKSFA; encoded by the coding sequence ATGATTAAAGATGATTTTGTCGCCAGAAGAAGAAGAGGACGCGGCATCGGTGGTATTATTCTTATCCTCATCGGTACCGCACTGCTGCTGCAGCGGCTTGATTTAAACATCCCCAACTGGATGTTTTCCTGGCAAATGATTCTGATCGTAATTGGCCTGGCACTGGGCTTTAAACATAATTTCAGAGGCGGTCCCTGGTTTGCGATGATCACTGTAGGCGGCATTTTCCTGGCGGGTGAAATTCTGCACTGGCCCTACAATACCGCCAAGTTCATCTGGCCGGTCGTGTTGATCGCCATCGGTATTACCGCTCTCTTTAAAAGGCAAAATGAAAATTATTTCTCAGACGCAAGATATTTCGCAAAAGACCGTACCAGCAGCGATATTTCGGCCGACGACGATACCATCAACATATCCTCCTGCTTCAGTGGCCTGGAAAAGGTGGTGACCTCCAAAAACTTCAAAGGCGGCTATGTCTCCAACGTATTTGGCGGTACAGACCTTAACCTGATGCAGGCAGACATCAACGGTACCGTAACGCTGGAAGTGACCGCTATCTTCGGTGGCTGTGAAATCGTAGTACCGGCCAACTGGACGGTGAAAGTAGACATCTCTACCATCATGGGCGGCGTAGAGGAAAAACGCCCGGCCGCCCTGCTGGGAAGTATTGATAAAGACAAAGTATTGCTGCTGAAAGGCTCCTGTATTTTCGGTGGAGTGGAGATCAAAAGCTTCGCTTAA
- a CDS encoding DUF4288 domain-containing protein: MYWFVAKVVYQIICGNGSHTPQFDEQLRLISAISKKEAWQKAREIGMQEQYAFKNQQQELVQWKFINVPEVYTLDQLTDGMELYSRIEEPGDPNSYIAWLQMKSAQLQGQQYIEVNV, from the coding sequence ATGTATTGGTTTGTTGCTAAAGTAGTTTATCAGATCATTTGCGGTAATGGCAGTCATACGCCGCAATTCGATGAACAGTTGAGACTGATCAGCGCCATCTCCAAAAAAGAAGCCTGGCAGAAAGCAAGGGAAATCGGAATGCAGGAACAATACGCATTCAAAAACCAACAACAGGAACTGGTACAGTGGAAATTCATCAATGTGCCTGAAGTATATACCCTTGATCAACTGACAGACGGAATGGAACTGTATTCCCGTATAGAAGAGCCGGGAGATCCCAACTCCTATATTGCCTGGCTGCAGATGAAATCTGCCCAGCTGCAGGGACAACAATATATTGAGGTGAACGTTTAA
- a CDS encoding sensor histidine kinase, producing MAKELYKGNSRWSFLTSFLIWLVLYAALLYYWFNLTAWQAISDSSVHVVLLGGAGFLISRNLSYYRPGAGINKFLYVTVVSSVMAALWVFFTHWLLETTFDNDPVYLHWLNSAIPIHFIVGCMIIAGIGYRSQLWYDEEEEQGERERREANEAIIREAELYKLRQQLQPHFLFNSLNSINALIMLRPEQAREMVLKLSDFLRGSLKREDDHWISLKEELQYLQLYLDIEKVRFGHRLTTSVSYDEAAEAMYMPPMLLQPVVENAIKFGLYDTVGDITITIRAFVEEGMLMLEVKNPFDNELQQPNKGTGFGLTSIRRRLYLLFARQDLMETGAQENIYTTLIKVPQTHDKSSNN from the coding sequence TTGGCAAAAGAATTATACAAAGGAAACTCCCGGTGGAGTTTCCTTACCTCTTTCCTGATCTGGCTGGTGCTGTATGCCGCCCTGTTGTATTACTGGTTTAACCTCACCGCATGGCAGGCCATTTCAGACAGTTCTGTACATGTGGTCCTGCTGGGCGGCGCCGGATTCCTGATCAGCCGCAACCTGTCGTACTACCGCCCCGGAGCCGGTATCAACAAGTTCCTGTATGTGACCGTAGTCAGTTCCGTGATGGCCGCCCTCTGGGTGTTCTTCACCCACTGGTTACTGGAAACCACCTTCGACAACGACCCGGTTTACCTGCATTGGCTGAACAGCGCCATCCCCATCCATTTCATCGTAGGATGCATGATCATCGCCGGCATCGGTTACCGCAGCCAGCTGTGGTACGACGAAGAAGAGGAACAGGGCGAAAGGGAAAGGAGAGAGGCCAACGAAGCCATTATCCGGGAGGCAGAACTGTACAAGCTGCGGCAACAGCTGCAACCGCACTTCCTGTTCAACAGCCTCAACTCTATCAACGCGCTCATTATGCTGCGCCCTGAACAGGCCCGTGAAATGGTGCTCAAACTGTCCGACTTCCTCCGGGGTTCCCTGAAACGGGAAGATGATCACTGGATCTCCCTGAAAGAAGAGCTCCAGTATCTCCAGTTATATCTCGATATCGAGAAAGTGAGATTCGGACATCGTTTAACCACCAGCGTTAGTTACGACGAAGCCGCAGAAGCCATGTATATGCCGCCTATGCTGCTGCAGCCGGTAGTGGAAAATGCCATTAAATTCGGGCTTTATGATACTGTAGGAGATATCACCATTACCATCAGGGCTTTTGTGGAAGAAGGAATGCTGATGCTGGAAGTGAAAAACCCTTTTGACAACGAACTGCAGCAGCCCAATAAAGGCACCGGTTTCGGGCTTACCTCCATCAGAAGAAGGCTGTATCTGCTGTTCGCAAGGCAGGACCTTATGGAGACGGGCGCTCAGGAGAATATTTATACCACGCTGATTAAAGTACCACAAACACATGATAAAAGCAGTAATAATTGA
- a CDS encoding LytR/AlgR family response regulator transcription factor, whose translation MIKAVIIDDEPLAREVVKEFLAAYPQVQLMQECNDGFEGLKAIQQHQPDIIFLDIQMPKITGFEMLELVENMPAVIFTTAFEEHALRAFEVHAVDYLLKPFSRDRFDKAFQKWMEQHNNNAAATAALLDTAAATPLQNNRVVIKINGKIKIIPVQDIHYLEAADDYVKIVTQEGSFLKNKTMSFFEQTLDPQQFTRVHRSFILNVNQVTRIDPYEKENHLAILRSGARVLVSKTGYPRLKAALGL comes from the coding sequence ATGATAAAAGCAGTAATAATTGATGATGAACCTCTGGCACGTGAAGTGGTAAAGGAGTTCCTGGCAGCCTATCCGCAGGTGCAACTGATGCAGGAATGCAACGATGGTTTCGAAGGACTGAAAGCCATTCAGCAACATCAGCCGGATATCATCTTCCTCGATATCCAGATGCCGAAAATCACCGGTTTTGAAATGCTGGAGCTGGTGGAAAATATGCCGGCCGTTATATTCACCACCGCTTTTGAAGAACACGCCCTCCGCGCTTTCGAAGTACATGCGGTGGATTACCTGCTGAAACCTTTCTCCCGCGATCGTTTTGACAAAGCCTTTCAGAAATGGATGGAGCAACATAATAACAATGCCGCCGCTACGGCTGCATTACTGGACACAGCCGCCGCTACGCCCCTGCAAAACAACCGGGTGGTGATCAAGATCAACGGCAAAATCAAAATCATCCCGGTACAGGACATTCACTACCTGGAAGCCGCAGATGATTATGTAAAGATTGTGACGCAGGAAGGCAGTTTCCTGAAGAACAAAACCATGTCGTTTTTTGAGCAGACGCTGGACCCGCAGCAGTTCACCCGGGTGCACCGTTCATTTATCCTGAACGTTAACCAGGTGACCCGCATCGATCCTTATGAGAAAGAGAACCACCTGGCCATTCTGCGCAGCGGAGCCAGGGTGCTGGTAAGCAAAACCGGTTATCCCCGCCTGAAAGCCGCGCTGGGGCTATAA
- a CDS encoding thioesterase family protein, producing the protein MRAIFQPGDVKHFTRHVRAEDCASFDSGTVHPVYATFALGRDAEWCCRLFVLEMKTAEEEGIGTMLTVEHLSPALQGSEVHFTATITALQGNEIICSYEAYCGSRLIARGTQAQKILPKEKLERRFAAL; encoded by the coding sequence ATGCGAGCCATTTTTCAGCCCGGCGATGTGAAACACTTTACCCGTCATGTGCGGGCTGAAGATTGTGCGTCTTTTGACAGCGGCACGGTGCATCCGGTGTACGCCACCTTCGCGCTGGGCCGCGACGCCGAATGGTGCTGCCGGTTGTTTGTGCTGGAAATGAAAACAGCGGAAGAGGAAGGTATCGGCACGATGCTGACCGTAGAACATCTTTCACCGGCCCTGCAAGGCAGCGAGGTACATTTTACCGCCACCATCACCGCCTTGCAGGGAAATGAAATTATCTGCAGTTATGAAGCGTATTGTGGCAGCCGGCTCATTGCCCGGGGCACACAAGCACAGAAAATACTGCCGAAAGAAAAACTGGAGCGGCGTTTTGCTGCCTTATAG
- a CDS encoding MarR family winged helix-turn-helix transcriptional regulator, whose protein sequence is MDQSPRISLLISQALGLYRQRINALLAQHHIDLTSEMVTVLRILWHREGRKQQEIADVLHKDKASITKVIHNMEKRGLVARMADETDARNKKIMLTAEGLSLKEKVLPVLDPFLDSVTAGFDEKELAAARGVLSAIIRQLQ, encoded by the coding sequence ATGGACCAGTCACCACGGATCAGCTTATTAATCTCCCAGGCGCTGGGGCTTTACCGCCAGCGTATCAATGCCCTGCTGGCGCAGCACCACATTGACCTTACGTCTGAAATGGTAACGGTGCTGCGGATACTGTGGCACCGGGAAGGCCGTAAACAGCAGGAGATAGCCGACGTATTGCATAAAGACAAAGCCAGTATCACCAAAGTTATCCACAATATGGAAAAACGTGGACTGGTGGCACGCATGGCGGATGAAACCGATGCCCGTAACAAAAAAATTATGCTCACTGCTGAAGGCCTGTCGCTCAAAGAAAAGGTGCTGCCCGTGCTGGACCCGTTCCTGGACAGCGTTACCGCTGGTTTCGATGAAAAAGAACTGGCTGCTGCCCGGGGGGTGCTGTCTGCCATTATCCGCCAGCTGCAATAA
- a CDS encoding MFS transporter produces the protein MAYALSPYRSFVPRTVKGPVIIVLIILQSFVLGITSATASRLAAFYGIAPETVTWFSQAGAIGMVAIIPVYYRLRMYFQKSDLLQLALGLQVVLSLLCFTVNDAPLLLTGNFFIGMLKLACLLDFISLLTNEYPVMRHRALFYGIYYTIARFGGELANILVNPVLEADDWRDIYLISAAAAAICMVLCVCLFHRQRMQRRVPLYQVDWLSMLLFVAAAFLFAYILTYGKTLDWFEEDTMVYALVGCMISTALFIYRQFQVRRPFWNLRVFRLYRQVPLGIAFMLVLYVFYSTNLLFNYYAGYNFRGEENYLSQVAVVTLCAYLVSFPLTGWLLYKGAQRRVMLSLGFLLYGGSLYLFCNNIQTAASLDALVVPFLLQGMAYGLVLTTLSTFAATNVPRHMNGDRVMGSLSFRYIIGSFAGYSLYSNWLFRGTAAHAASLSERLTAGNPLYSRELGSFTALYQSRGMDLQHATLAAQAVIQKKLQLQAMLVSLRDIAMYVAVIAVIAAVLVLLVRRFEMHEIAAKNKYKIV, from the coding sequence ATGGCTTATGCGTTATCACCTTACCGGTCTTTTGTACCCCGGACCGTAAAAGGGCCGGTCATTATCGTGCTGATCATCCTGCAGTCTTTTGTACTGGGCATCACCAGCGCCACCGCTTCGCGGCTGGCAGCGTTTTACGGCATAGCGCCGGAAACGGTCACCTGGTTTTCGCAGGCCGGCGCCATTGGCATGGTGGCCATTATACCGGTCTACTACCGTTTGCGGATGTACTTTCAGAAATCAGACCTGCTGCAGCTGGCGTTGGGGTTACAGGTGGTGTTGTCATTGCTGTGTTTCACCGTTAACGATGCACCGCTGTTGCTGACCGGCAACTTTTTCATCGGTATGCTGAAGCTGGCCTGCCTGCTGGATTTTATCTCGCTGCTAACGAACGAATATCCTGTCATGCGCCACCGGGCGCTGTTTTACGGTATCTATTATACTATTGCGCGATTCGGGGGAGAGCTGGCCAATATCCTGGTGAACCCTGTGCTGGAGGCAGACGACTGGCGGGATATCTACCTTATTTCCGCTGCAGCGGCAGCTATCTGTATGGTGTTATGCGTGTGTTTGTTCCACCGTCAGCGGATGCAGCGGCGCGTGCCTTTGTACCAGGTGGACTGGCTCAGCATGTTATTGTTTGTGGCCGCCGCTTTCCTTTTCGCGTATATCCTTACCTATGGAAAAACGCTGGACTGGTTTGAGGAGGATACGATGGTATATGCATTGGTTGGCTGTATGATCAGTACAGCGTTGTTTATATACCGGCAGTTTCAGGTGAGGCGGCCTTTCTGGAACCTGCGGGTGTTCCGGCTGTACCGCCAGGTACCGCTGGGAATTGCCTTTATGCTGGTGTTGTATGTGTTTTATAGTACCAACCTGTTATTTAACTATTATGCCGGGTATAACTTCCGGGGAGAAGAAAATTATCTTTCACAGGTGGCTGTTGTTACGCTGTGCGCTTACCTGGTCAGTTTTCCGTTGACCGGCTGGCTGCTCTATAAAGGGGCGCAGCGCCGGGTGATGCTGAGCCTTGGTTTTCTTTTGTATGGTGGTTCGTTATATCTTTTCTGCAACAACATACAAACTGCTGCCTCCCTTGATGCGCTGGTGGTCCCGTTTCTGCTGCAGGGCATGGCTTATGGCCTGGTGCTCACCACACTCTCCACGTTTGCCGCTACCAATGTGCCGCGGCATATGAACGGGGACAGGGTGATGGGCAGCCTGTCTTTCCGCTACATCATCGGTTCCTTTGCCGGTTACTCGCTGTACAGCAACTGGTTGTTCAGGGGTACGGCCGCGCATGCAGCATCGCTGTCTGAGCGCCTTACTGCCGGCAACCCGCTGTACAGCAGGGAACTGGGCAGTTTCACTGCTTTGTACCAGTCCCGCGGCATGGACCTGCAGCATGCCACGCTCGCGGCGCAGGCTGTGATCCAAAAGAAACTGCAGTTGCAGGCCATGCTGGTGTCCCTGCGCGACATCGCGATGTATGTGGCCGTCATAGCGGTGATAGCGGCTGTACTGGTATTGCTGGTACGCCGGTTTGAAATGCACGAAATAGCGGCGAAAAACAAATACAAAATCGTGTAA
- a CDS encoding Nramp family divalent metal transporter — protein MDYNHATSLSEVHQSIDTSNKSKWRKLFAFFGPAYLVSVGYMDPGNWATDLAGGSQYGYKLIWVLLMSNLMALLLQSLSARLGIVRGRDLAQANRETYPRSVNFVLYLLAEVAIAATDLAEVLGMAIGLQLLTGLPLIWGVSLTVLDTFLLLILQRYGIRKMEAFIVALVAVVGVSFLVQLVMAKPDMREVAQGFIPSIPDNTALYIAIGIIGATVMPHNLYLHSALVQTRKIKRDDAGIKQALKLNFVDSTIALNLAFLVNAAILILAAAVFFKTGRTDVAEIQDAHQLLEQLLSSKLAPILFAVALIAAGQSSTVTGTLAGQIIMEGYLHLRINPWLRRLLTRLLAIVPAFLVILIAGENEVGALLVFSQVLLSMQLGFAIIPLIHFVSDKHTMGKFAIKPATKVLSWAITALLVYLNMRMVYTEAMGYISGNGNVFVDGIIIVASLGFVALLIITVVYPLVSRYRQETSGGIHTPQVSLGELEKPEYKRIAMALEFSKKDEQIISNAIAHGNEHTEYLLIHIVESASAKYFGKDSDDFETRKDQEQLDTYLALLNSRGIKARGMLGFRHRAKEIARIVNHEKADFLVLGGHGHKGIKDWIYGETANQVRHFVKVPVLVVQ, from the coding sequence ATGGACTACAATCACGCAACGTCGCTGAGTGAGGTACATCAGAGTATTGATACAAGCAACAAATCAAAGTGGAGGAAACTATTCGCCTTTTTCGGGCCGGCTTACCTCGTTTCTGTAGGATATATGGACCCCGGCAACTGGGCCACCGACCTGGCCGGCGGCAGCCAGTACGGCTATAAGCTGATATGGGTGCTGCTGATGAGCAACCTGATGGCCCTGCTGCTGCAGAGCCTCAGCGCCCGGCTGGGCATTGTGCGGGGCCGCGACCTGGCGCAGGCCAACAGGGAGACTTATCCACGCAGCGTTAACTTCGTCCTGTACCTGCTGGCGGAGGTGGCCATCGCCGCCACCGACCTCGCCGAAGTGCTGGGCATGGCCATCGGGCTGCAACTGCTGACCGGCCTGCCGCTCATATGGGGCGTGAGCCTCACCGTGCTGGACACCTTCCTGCTGCTGATATTGCAGCGGTACGGTATCCGCAAAATGGAAGCTTTTATTGTGGCGCTCGTTGCTGTGGTAGGCGTTTCCTTTCTCGTGCAGCTCGTCATGGCCAAACCCGATATGCGGGAAGTGGCACAGGGTTTCATTCCCTCCATCCCGGATAATACCGCGCTGTACATCGCTATCGGCATTATCGGGGCGACAGTGATGCCGCACAACCTCTACCTTCACTCCGCACTGGTACAGACCCGTAAAATCAAAAGAGACGATGCCGGTATCAAACAGGCGCTGAAACTCAATTTTGTGGACAGCACCATTGCACTCAACCTCGCTTTCCTGGTCAATGCCGCTATCCTGATCCTGGCCGCTGCCGTGTTCTTCAAAACAGGCCGTACAGACGTCGCTGAAATACAGGATGCACACCAGCTGCTGGAGCAGCTGCTCAGCAGCAAGCTCGCGCCCATCCTCTTTGCCGTGGCGCTGATCGCGGCAGGACAGAGCAGTACCGTGACCGGCACCCTCGCCGGACAGATCATCATGGAGGGGTATCTGCACCTGCGTATCAACCCATGGCTGCGGCGGTTACTGACCCGCCTGCTCGCCATTGTACCGGCGTTCCTTGTGATCCTCATCGCCGGAGAAAATGAAGTGGGCGCCCTGCTGGTCTTCAGCCAGGTACTGCTGAGCATGCAGCTGGGCTTCGCCATCATCCCGCTGATCCATTTCGTGAGCGATAAACACACCATGGGCAAATTTGCCATCAAACCCGCCACCAAAGTGCTTAGCTGGGCTATCACCGCTTTGTTGGTATATTTGAATATGCGTATGGTGTACACAGAAGCGATGGGCTACATTTCCGGCAACGGTAACGTCTTCGTGGACGGCATCATCATCGTGGCCTCCCTTGGCTTTGTGGCGCTGCTGATCATCACGGTGGTATATCCGCTCGTGAGCCGCTACCGCCAGGAAACATCCGGCGGTATCCACACCCCGCAGGTCTCCCTCGGTGAACTGGAAAAGCCGGAATACAAACGCATCGCCATGGCGCTGGAATTCAGCAAAAAAGACGAACAGATCATCTCCAACGCCATCGCTCACGGTAACGAGCATACGGAATACCTGTTGATACACATCGTGGAAAGCGCTTCTGCCAAATACTTCGGGAAAGATTCGGATGACTTTGAAACGCGGAAGGACCAGGAACAGCTGGACACCTACCTGGCGCTGCTGAACAGCCGCGGCATCAAAGCCAGGGGTATGCTGGGCTTCCGTCACCGCGCCAAAGAGATCGCCCGCATCGTTAACCATGAGAAAGCGGACTTCCTCGTACTCGGCGGCCACGGCCACAAAGGCATCAAGGACTGGATTTACGGGGAAACCGCCAACCAGGTACGTCATTTTGTAAAAGTCCCCGTACTCGTGGTGCAATAA
- a CDS encoding metal-dependent transcriptional regulator, which produces MNLSIAEENYVKAIYKLQEGDTAVTTNGLAYELDTKPASVTDMAKKLKEKQLIDYEKYKGITLTAEGRKTALQIVRRHRLWECFLVDKLAFSWEEVHELAEELEHVRSEKLTDRLSDYLGNPTVDPHGDPIPDAHGRMAKPRPQTSLDQANAKRLVVTAVTDQSVALLAFLNAKGIRLGTQLEIVAHYEYDNSIEIKMKHLPALTISEQVAKNIMVRPV; this is translated from the coding sequence ATGAACTTATCTATTGCAGAAGAGAACTACGTGAAAGCCATTTACAAGCTCCAGGAAGGGGATACGGCGGTTACCACCAACGGACTGGCGTATGAACTGGATACCAAACCGGCTTCTGTAACGGATATGGCCAAGAAACTAAAAGAAAAGCAACTGATAGATTATGAAAAATACAAAGGCATCACCCTCACTGCGGAGGGCCGTAAAACGGCGCTGCAGATTGTGCGCCGCCACCGGCTGTGGGAATGTTTCCTGGTAGACAAGCTGGCTTTCAGCTGGGAGGAGGTGCATGAGCTGGCCGAAGAGCTGGAGCATGTGCGCAGCGAAAAGCTGACTGACCGCCTGAGCGACTACCTCGGTAATCCGACCGTAGACCCGCACGGCGACCCTATCCCCGACGCTCACGGCAGAATGGCCAAACCGCGCCCGCAGACATCGCTGGACCAGGCCAACGCCAAAAGGCTGGTGGTAACGGCCGTCACGGACCAGTCGGTCGCCCTGCTGGCTTTCCTCAACGCCAAAGGCATCCGCCTCGGCACCCAGCTGGAGATCGTCGCCCATTACGAGTATGACAATTCCATCGAAATCAAAATGAAACACCTGCCTGCCCTCACCATCAGTGAGCAGGTAGCTAAAAATATCATGGTAAGACCTGTTTAA
- a CDS encoding DUF4174 domain-containing protein, giving the protein MKRYLLLLLTIGALAACKSNKKPGKGANEPMTFEDFQELFTPGTLPYKLNADSLQLKMADSLAVGAADVSRFLTDTLTQGDYGKTEKVKLFPLTRIPGNVTNYMVMKAVGRTQTTGYLCILDKKGKYLNRLRIANTGSADGTVISTSIDTKNVIKISSEKKLSSSSTALREDFYAVGKDGMVQLIMTNSNGPTTPGQIFNPIDTLPRKHKFSGDYTSGDMSLISIRDGEDAKTFQFFITFSKNNGSCKGELSGRGHYIAGNRGEFKDKESSCGIAFQFSAGKVTIREIGGCGAYRGIKCFFEGNYVKKAEKGSRKGAKQQSSQRL; this is encoded by the coding sequence ATGAAGCGTTACCTGTTATTATTATTGACAATTGGTGCACTGGCAGCCTGTAAATCCAACAAGAAACCTGGCAAAGGCGCTAATGAGCCGATGACATTTGAAGACTTCCAGGAACTGTTTACACCCGGAACATTACCGTATAAACTGAATGCAGACTCCCTGCAGCTGAAAATGGCCGACTCGCTTGCGGTGGGAGCTGCTGACGTGAGCCGCTTTCTCACCGACACCCTCACCCAGGGAGATTATGGCAAAACGGAAAAAGTAAAGCTGTTCCCGCTCACCCGCATCCCGGGAAACGTGACCAACTACATGGTCATGAAAGCGGTAGGCCGCACACAGACAACCGGTTATCTTTGCATACTCGACAAAAAAGGAAAATACCTGAACCGCTTGCGTATAGCCAACACCGGTAGTGCCGACGGTACAGTTATTTCCACTTCCATCGATACTAAAAATGTGATCAAAATCAGCTCGGAAAAAAAACTGAGCAGCAGCAGCACTGCCCTGAGAGAGGATTTTTATGCCGTGGGTAAAGATGGTATGGTGCAGCTGATCATGACCAACTCCAATGGTCCCACCACGCCCGGACAAATCTTCAACCCTATTGATACACTGCCGCGCAAGCATAAGTTCTCCGGCGATTACACTTCCGGCGACATGAGCCTGATCTCCATCCGTGACGGGGAAGACGCTAAAACTTTCCAGTTCTTCATCACCTTCTCTAAAAATAATGGTAGCTGTAAAGGTGAACTGAGCGGAAGAGGACATTACATTGCAGGTAACAGAGGCGAGTTTAAAGACAAGGAATCTTCCTGTGGCATCGCCTTCCAGTTTTCCGCCGGCAAGGTAACTATCCGCGAGATAGGCGGTTGTGGCGCTTACCGTGGCATCAAGTGTTTCTTCGAAGGAAACTATGTGAAAAAAGCAGAGAAGGGTTCCCGCAAAGGCGCCAAGCAGCAAAGCTCTCAAAGATTATAA
- a CDS encoding phosphate/phosphite/phosphonate ABC transporter substrate-binding protein, whose amino-acid sequence MKQLMWLTALLITGSFHSTVAAGQPSRDTLVLATYQYSTNTRTANLQPLALTLQQQLGNPVKVMSYPSVQQLITGLSKQEVDIAFISTMGYLLYDQQSQKHYTPTVSLQFPPDTASDHYKSCIVARHDFAGTDIRSLQAVKGKNTFAFVNKGSTSGNLIPRLALSGAGISSPEAVFSDIVYTGNHKSALEGVINGQYQFAALGKEEYATLRKDNPAAAAAVKVLWSSAEIPLGPVLLRADMKQKHKTQVVRALLQLHQQQPAAFDAIKAGWTEARYATAFKPVTRASYYRFLNVQSTPGVVKEILEQFGVM is encoded by the coding sequence ATGAAACAGCTTATGTGGCTGACAGCACTGCTGATCACCGGCAGCTTCCATTCCACCGTTGCCGCAGGACAGCCATCCCGCGATACACTGGTACTGGCCACCTACCAGTACAGCACCAACACCAGGACCGCCAACCTGCAACCACTGGCCCTCACACTGCAGCAACAGCTGGGCAACCCTGTCAAGGTAATGAGCTACCCTTCAGTTCAACAACTGATAACCGGCCTTTCCAAACAGGAAGTGGACATCGCTTTTATCAGCACCATGGGCTACCTGTTGTATGACCAGCAATCACAAAAACACTATACACCCACCGTATCCCTGCAGTTTCCACCGGACACGGCCAGCGACCACTACAAGTCCTGCATCGTGGCCCGGCACGACTTTGCCGGCACCGATATCCGCTCGCTGCAAGCGGTAAAAGGAAAAAATACGTTCGCCTTTGTCAACAAAGGTTCCACTTCCGGCAATCTCATCCCCCGCCTCGCACTTAGCGGCGCCGGTATCTCCAGCCCGGAAGCTGTTTTTTCCGACATCGTTTATACCGGCAATCACAAAAGCGCGCTGGAAGGCGTGATCAACGGGCAATACCAGTTTGCCGCTTTGGGTAAAGAAGAATATGCCACCCTGCGCAAAGACAATCCGGCCGCAGCAGCTGCTGTCAAAGTACTCTGGTCGTCAGCCGAAATTCCGCTGGGCCCGGTATTGCTGCGTGCTGATATGAAACAAAAACATAAAACGCAGGTGGTCCGTGCGCTGCTGCAATTACATCAGCAACAGCCAGCCGCCTTCGATGCCATCAAAGCCGGATGGACGGAAGCCAGATATGCCACGGCGTTTAAGCCCGTTACCCGTGCCTCCTATTACCGGTTCCTGAATGTACAGTCCACCCCCGGAGTGGTAAAAGAAATACTGGAGCAGTTTGGGGTTATGTGA